The Methanobrevibacter ruminantium genome has a window encoding:
- a CDS encoding 5-methylcytosine restriction system specificity protein McrC: MNGLINKKLNCTYDEFSVNSQLNKIIKTTLTILLKATITKIQRRGIKNILLYFRDVDTLDTNSINWEIRYDRNNQDYRMIIGICYLTLKGLLQSDAKGDKKLMEFFDDMRMSRLYEKFILNYYRKEHSYLKAYSSQIEWQLDDDFDDLLPKMQTDITLEYENRILIIDAKYYSKTTQSYFDARTIHSHNLYQIFTYVKNKEIEVEGGVSGMLLYARTREEVQLGHDYLMSGNRISVKTLDLNQDFDVIKKQLDNIVEVYLKV; the protein is encoded by the coding sequence ATGAACGGCCTCATAAACAAAAAACTCAACTGCACATACGATGAGTTTTCCGTAAATAGTCAATTAAATAAAATCATAAAAACCACATTAACTATACTTTTAAAAGCAACTATAACTAAAATACAAAGACGTGGTATAAAAAACATTCTTTTATACTTCCGCGATGTGGATACTTTAGATACAAATTCAATTAATTGGGAAATTCGCTATGATAGGAACAATCAGGATTACAGAATGATCATCGGCATCTGCTATCTTACTCTTAAGGGATTGTTGCAGTCTGATGCCAAAGGCGATAAGAAACTTATGGAATTCTTTGATGATATGAGAATGAGTCGATTGTATGAAAAATTCATCTTAAACTACTATCGAAAGGAACACAGTTACCTTAAGGCATATTCTTCTCAAATAGAATGGCAGTTGGATGATGATTTTGATGATTTGCTTCCTAAGATGCAGACAGACATCACCTTGGAATATGAAAACAGGATATTGATTATAGATGCCAAATACTATTCAAAAACCACTCAAAGCTATTTTGATGCAAGAACAATTCATTCACATAACCTCTACCAGATATTCACTTATGTTAAAAACAAGGAGATTGAAGTTGAGGGTGGAGTCTCTGGCATGCTGCTTTATGCAAGAACAAGAGAGGAAGTGCAGCTGGGTCATGATTATCTTATGAGCGGAAATAGGATAAGCGTCAAGACTCTTGACTTGAATCAGGATTTTGATGTGATTAAAAAACAGTTGGATAATATTGTTGAAGTGTATTTAAAAGTTTGA
- a CDS encoding SEC-C domain-containing protein, with the protein MTKIGRNKPCPCGSGKKYKNCCLKKDNYLRNLPNDALKRLKEEFSKYEQEDLIKTLAALSICPENQCQYIRLEIATQIACSNNNCGDEIITIQDLNELFLKYLPSKGPIGLLEDSLDTLFTNNILFFKNNVIFNGPATSDYYVLQKILNCIHLNSSSFSDDYMHYFYPTSMFILHLSDYIAKKSGHERYEVFDNRFRQEIFFPNINELNYLKNSLTLNDNELKGFMEYFNINEHIADDFIIEVGNDNFNSVLSVEKEFKENLKKNIFQDFLKMNMYSEFSDKNPLLISPLIKIKNIYIIFPRLLPISLRHNLLSSLLKFNEEENFIKKYQQDLWSNILFNLKNKFHFEDFDDELPEWENTIFKDKVFKIDTDKLAYCILVNDNLKDYGKNGPCERIDLEYNPILKNRLDFVINNLYSDESINDILIILFMGMTGRLHYTEIPNYNNVLLINCEEFEILVNSGHYDSLTLFKFAKLLENKNIEGIGFLDKFSFYIEKNHSFYVTDEKMNVLLLPFEETSEYTKKLRKKAIKDKDPHLEIYNDVPIFVNKINDFMYAANHHLFLIKLINQNIWIKFEKDLETFIAKAIGFWIWQFSDELYKDFKPLNGSPILISFSLEEDKDLDLNIKITNNIKENLIISSNISEVEINFKISKYLIPIANQKNNEADLLLMDEILKLIGKLLEKNSLENTLTEERRREIIDEKSHSDLKKHMLIYTSEDINNIPVKNQIRLLQEHNVQSAMDGLVNKVQCEYDYNQKLTKDQSIELSHRIVGYYLDCIKKEIVKYDWDDLIQKLILNYENILFARSSFNNVYYFNNYDNDSSILEEIVYEEHELDKMGLPTRFLIEILSAEQKSNSKIKISKESFDHLMALSCNYIDWAFSSDYIKSEHVDFEITPLESGRFGTKTNLDDILDTFRTNRTLEHMNNLSVNIFHENDGGERPSIDEEEAFESEFGINLTDYAEFISVLISLGVDYEKDIVFISKSKLINILKKELNWESDKSEQAIENFSLKHRPKWDIPPEDYCENDIHPWVFRRPLSYHLKPLIIKNDNDETVIYGFRNVYHSILNLLHLIYKGLYKTDNSSKKFKKFIGKMSDIKGKEFNERVFKWFEDNLDTSEKFYLKQNVKIDKIVKIEPKYGDIDILLLDNNKKHLLSIECKDIEGARNPREIFHEIEKFFDNKEWIKKHQRREIWIKNNLDKLGNKIGHDLKDYKVFSFFIVSQELPVIYLKETPIPILPFSQIKNDGLSFLDK; encoded by the coding sequence ATGACAAAAATTGGTAGAAATAAACCCTGTCCTTGTGGAAGTGGAAAGAAATATAAAAATTGTTGCTTAAAGAAGGATAATTATTTAAGAAATCTTCCCAATGATGCTTTAAAAAGATTAAAAGAAGAATTTTCAAAATATGAGCAGGAAGATTTAATTAAAACTTTAGCAGCATTATCAATATGTCCTGAAAATCAGTGCCAATATATTCGACTTGAAATAGCAACTCAAATAGCATGTTCCAATAATAATTGTGGGGATGAAATAATCACAATTCAAGATTTAAACGAATTATTTTTAAAATATCTTCCTTCAAAAGGACCGATAGGTCTGTTAGAAGATTCTTTAGATACTTTATTTACAAATAATATATTATTCTTTAAAAATAATGTTATATTTAATGGGCCTGCTACTTCTGACTATTATGTATTACAAAAAATACTCAATTGTATTCATTTAAACTCTTCAAGTTTTTCTGATGACTATATGCATTATTTCTATCCAACTTCAATGTTTATCCTGCACTTAAGTGATTATATTGCTAAAAAATCAGGCCATGAACGTTATGAAGTTTTTGATAATAGATTTAGGCAGGAAATATTTTTCCCAAACATTAATGAATTAAATTACCTTAAAAATAGTCTCACACTCAATGACAATGAATTGAAAGGTTTTATGGAGTATTTCAATATTAATGAACACATAGCTGATGATTTTATTATTGAGGTGGGTAATGATAATTTTAATAGTGTTCTATCAGTTGAAAAAGAATTTAAAGAAAATTTGAAAAAAAACATATTCCAAGACTTTTTAAAGATGAATATGTATTCCGAATTTTCAGATAAAAATCCATTATTGATATCACCTTTAATAAAAATTAAGAACATATATATAATATTTCCTAGACTACTGCCCATTTCTCTTAGACATAATCTATTATCATCTCTTTTAAAATTTAATGAAGAAGAGAATTTTATAAAAAAATATCAGCAAGATTTGTGGTCTAATATTTTATTTAATTTAAAAAATAAATTTCATTTTGAAGATTTTGATGATGAATTGCCTGAATGGGAAAATACAATATTTAAAGATAAAGTTTTTAAAATTGATACTGATAAGTTAGCTTATTGTATTCTCGTTAACGATAATTTAAAGGATTATGGTAAAAATGGGCCCTGTGAAAGAATTGACTTAGAATATAATCCTATTCTAAAAAATAGGCTAGACTTTGTTATAAATAATTTGTACTCCGATGAATCAATTAATGATATTCTTATAATTTTATTTATGGGTATGACTGGACGACTGCATTATACGGAAATACCAAATTATAATAATGTATTATTAATTAATTGCGAAGAATTTGAAATACTCGTTAATTCGGGCCACTATGATAGTTTGACTCTTTTTAAATTTGCAAAACTATTAGAAAACAAGAATATTGAAGGGATTGGTTTTTTAGATAAATTCAGTTTTTATATTGAAAAAAATCATTCATTTTATGTTACTGATGAAAAAATGAATGTGCTCTTGTTACCTTTTGAAGAAACATCAGAATATACAAAAAAATTAAGAAAAAAAGCAATTAAAGATAAAGATCCTCACTTAGAAATTTATAATGATGTTCCGATTTTTGTTAACAAAATTAATGATTTTATGTACGCTGCAAACCATCATTTATTTTTAATCAAATTAATTAATCAAAATATTTGGATTAAATTTGAAAAAGACCTTGAAACATTTATTGCTAAAGCTATAGGTTTTTGGATTTGGCAGTTTAGTGATGAACTTTATAAAGATTTTAAACCATTAAATGGCAGCCCTATTTTAATTTCATTTAGCCTTGAAGAAGATAAGGATTTAGATTTGAATATTAAAATAACAAATAACATTAAAGAAAATTTAATTATTTCAAGCAATATATCTGAAGTAGAAATTAATTTTAAAATTAGTAAATATTTGATACCTATAGCAAATCAGAAAAATAATGAAGCAGACCTGCTTTTAATGGATGAAATTTTAAAACTAATTGGAAAGTTATTAGAAAAAAATAGTTTAGAAAATACATTAACAGAAGAACGCAGACGTGAAATTATCGATGAAAAATCACATTCCGACTTAAAGAAACACATGTTAATTTATACTTCTGAAGACATCAATAATATTCCTGTAAAAAATCAAATAAGATTATTGCAAGAGCATAATGTCCAATCAGCAATGGATGGCTTAGTAAATAAAGTCCAATGCGAGTATGATTATAATCAGAAGTTAACTAAAGACCAATCTATCGAGCTAAGCCACAGAATTGTTGGATATTACCTAGATTGTATTAAAAAAGAAATTGTGAAATATGATTGGGATGATCTTATCCAAAAGTTAATTTTAAATTATGAAAATATTCTATTTGCTAGATCATCATTTAATAATGTATACTATTTTAATAATTATGATAACGACTCAAGCATTTTGGAAGAAATTGTCTATGAGGAGCATGAATTAGATAAAATGGGATTGCCAACAAGGTTTTTAATAGAAATTTTATCTGCAGAACAAAAATCTAATAGCAAAATAAAAATATCAAAGGAAAGCTTTGACCATTTAATGGCATTATCCTGTAATTATATAGACTGGGCATTTAGCAGTGACTATATAAAATCTGAACATGTGGATTTTGAAATTACACCATTAGAATCCGGTCGTTTTGGAACTAAAACTAATTTAGACGATATTCTTGATACTTTTAGAACTAACCGAACATTAGAACATATGAATAATTTATCTGTAAATATTTTTCATGAAAATGATGGTGGAGAAAGACCCAGTATTGATGAAGAAGAAGCATTTGAATCAGAATTTGGCATCAATTTAACAGATTATGCTGAGTTTATTTCAGTACTGATAAGTTTAGGTGTAGACTATGAAAAAGACATAGTTTTTATTTCAAAATCTAAGTTAATAAATATTCTGAAAAAAGAGCTAAACTGGGAGTCAGATAAATCAGAACAAGCAATAGAAAATTTTTCATTAAAGCATCGCCCTAAATGGGATATTCCACCAGAAGATTACTGCGAAAATGATATTCACCCTTGGGTTTTTAGAAGACCTTTATCCTATCATTTAAAACCATTAATTATTAAAAATGATAATGATGAAACAGTGATTTATGGTTTTAGAAATGTTTATCATTCTATTTTAAATTTACTGCATTTAATTTACAAAGGATTATATAAAACAGATAATTCTTCAAAAAAATTTAAAAAATTTATTGGTAAAATGAGTGATATAAAAGGAAAAGAATTTAATGAAAGAGTTTTTAAATGGTTTGAAGATAATTTGGATACTTCTGAAAAATTCTATTTAAAACAAAATGTAAAGATAGATAAAATAGTAAAAATTGAGCCAAAATATGGAGATATTGATATTTTATTGTTAGATAACAATAAAAAACATTTATTGTCAATTGAATGCAAAGATATTGAAGGTGCACGAAATCCCCGTGAAATCTTTCATGAAATAGAAAAATTTTTCGATAATAAAGAATGGATAAAAAAACACCAAAGAAGGGAGATTTGGATAAAAAATAATCTAGATAAATTAGGCAATAAAATTGGTCATGATTTAAAAGATTATAAAGTTTTTTCATTTTTTATTGTGTCCCAAGAGTTACCTGTAATTTATTTAAAGGAAACACCTATACCCATACTTCCTTTTTCACAAATAAAGAATGATGGATTAAGTTTTTTAGATAAATAA